In one Buchnera aphidicola (Uroleucon sonchi) genomic region, the following are encoded:
- the pnp gene encoding polyribonucleotide nucleotidyltransferase, translated as MLNPIIRKFQYGQHTITLETGVMARQATAAVMASMDDTAVFVTVVGQKKIYSGQKFFPLTVNYQERTYAAGRIPGGFFRREGRPSENEILTARLIDRPIRPLFPKSFLNEVQITATVVSVNPQINPDIISIIGASAALSLSGIPFYGPIGAARVGYIKNQYILNPLGDDIKNSSLDLVIAGTQNAILMVEAESKILSEETMLGAIIFGHQQQQVVINNIRSFSNEASKLPWVISYPETSKMLESKIIRLSQENISNAYLIFNKQERFERLNNIKEEVIKICLEDDSNIDISIIEDILQNLEKQIVRKRILSNQIRIDGRETDMIRALDIRTGILPRTHGSSLFTRGETQALVAVTLGTSRDAQNLDELLGDRIENFLFHYNFPPYSVGEIGIVGSPKRREIGHGRLAKRSLLAVMPTLNDFPYTIRVVSEITESNGSSSMASVCGASLALMDAGVPIKSAVAGIAMGLVKEGNKYVLLSDILGDEDHLGDMDFKVAGTKEGITSLQMDMKIEGITNEIIHVALNEARSARLHILNIMNQALSKSRNEISEFAPRIHTIKINPEKIKDVIGKGGSVIRMLTEETGTIIEIEDDGTVKISSNVREKANHAIRRIEEITEEIEIGRIYSGKVTRIVDFGAFVSIGFGKEGLVHISQISKKRVEKVSNHLKLDQVISVKVLEIDRQGRLRLSIKEIEDSNLSNRMLNNTII; from the coding sequence TTGCTAAATCCCATTATACGTAAATTTCAATATGGTCAACATACTATTACATTAGAAACAGGAGTAATGGCTAGACAAGCAACAGCTGCAGTAATGGCCAGCATGGATGATACAGCAGTATTTGTAACTGTTGTTGGACAAAAAAAAATATATTCAGGACAAAAATTTTTTCCATTAACTGTAAATTATCAAGAACGCACATATGCTGCAGGTCGTATACCTGGAGGATTTTTTAGACGTGAAGGACGTCCAAGTGAAAATGAGATTTTAACGGCTCGTTTAATAGATCGTCCAATTCGTCCATTATTTCCAAAGAGTTTTTTAAATGAAGTACAAATAACTGCTACAGTAGTATCAGTTAATCCACAAATTAATCCTGATATTATTTCAATTATAGGAGCGTCAGCAGCACTTAGTTTATCAGGTATTCCATTTTATGGACCTATAGGTGCAGCTAGAGTAGGTTATATTAAGAATCAATATATATTAAATCCCTTAGGAGATGATATAAAAAACAGTTCTTTAGATTTAGTTATTGCTGGAACACAAAACGCAATTTTGATGGTAGAGGCTGAATCTAAAATACTTAGTGAAGAAACAATGCTTGGAGCTATTATATTTGGCCATCAACAGCAACAAGTAGTGATTAATAATATTCGCTCATTTTCTAATGAAGCTAGCAAACTACCTTGGGTAATATCTTATCCAGAAACTAGTAAAATGTTAGAATCAAAAATTATTCGTTTATCACAAGAAAATATCAGTAATGCTTATTTAATTTTTAATAAACAAGAACGATTTGAGCGATTAAATAATATTAAAGAAGAAGTAATTAAAATTTGCTTAGAAGATGATTCAAATATTGATATATCAATAATAGAAGATATTTTACAAAATCTTGAAAAACAAATTGTACGTAAACGCATATTAAGTAATCAAATACGTATTGATGGTCGTGAAACAGATATGATCCGAGCGTTAGATATTCGAACTGGTATTTTGCCTCGCACACATGGCTCTTCTTTATTTACTAGAGGTGAAACTCAAGCTTTAGTTGCTGTAACCTTAGGAACATCTAGAGATGCTCAAAATTTAGACGAATTATTAGGAGATAGAATAGAAAATTTTTTATTTCATTATAATTTTCCTCCATATTCTGTTGGAGAAATCGGAATAGTTGGATCACCTAAAAGGCGAGAAATTGGACATGGTCGCCTTGCTAAAAGAAGTCTTTTAGCTGTAATGCCGACATTAAATGATTTTCCTTATACTATTCGAGTAGTATCAGAAATCACTGAATCTAATGGTTCTTCATCCATGGCATCTGTATGTGGAGCTTCTTTAGCTTTAATGGATGCTGGTGTTCCAATTAAGTCTGCTGTTGCTGGGATAGCAATGGGATTAGTAAAAGAAGGCAACAAGTATGTTTTACTTTCAGATATTTTAGGCGATGAAGATCATTTAGGTGATATGGATTTTAAAGTTGCAGGTACAAAAGAAGGAATTACATCTTTACAAATGGATATGAAGATAGAAGGTATCACTAATGAAATTATACATGTAGCTTTAAATGAAGCGCGATCAGCTAGATTGCACATTTTAAATATTATGAATCAAGCCTTAAGCAAATCAAGAAATGAAATATCTGAATTTGCTCCTAGAATTCATACCATCAAAATTAATCCTGAAAAAATTAAAGACGTTATAGGAAAAGGAGGTTCTGTAATTCGAATGTTAACAGAAGAAACTGGAACGATTATTGAAATTGAAGATGACGGTACAGTTAAAATATCATCTAATGTTAGAGAAAAAGCTAATCATGCTATTCGTAGAATTGAAGAAATTACAGAAGAAATTGAAATAGGACGAATTTATTCAGGAAAGGTAACTCGAATTGTTGATTTTGGTGCTTTTGTATCTATTGGTTTTGGAAAAGAAGGATTAGTACATATTTCACAAATTTCTAAAAAAAGAGTTGAGAAAGTATCAAATCATTTAAAACTTGATCAAGTTATATCTGTTAAAGTTTTAGAGATAGATCGTCAAGGTCGGTTGAGACTTAGTATCAAAGAAATCGAAGATTCTAACTTATCTAATAGAATGTTAAATAATACTATTATTTGA
- the rpsO gene encoding 30S ribosomal protein S15, with the protein MFLSKMNKKDIISKYGTSKKDSGVTEVQIALLTQQINHLQIHFTQHKKDHCSRRGLLNMVSKRRKLLDYLKKKNIDRYTVLIDNLNLRR; encoded by the coding sequence ATGTTTTTATCAAAAATGAATAAAAAAGATATTATTTCAAAATATGGAACATCAAAAAAAGATAGTGGAGTTACAGAAGTACAAATTGCATTATTAACTCAACAAATCAATCATCTTCAAATACATTTTACTCAACACAAAAAAGATCATTGTAGTCGAAGAGGTCTTTTGAATATGGTTTCAAAGCGTCGTAAATTATTAGATTATTTAAAAAAAAAAAATATAGATCGTTATACTGTCTTAATTGATAATTTGAATTTAAGACGATAA
- the truB gene encoding tRNA pseudouridine(55) synthase TruB, with product MFFYKKRNIHGLLLLDKPKGISSNNALQKVKTIFHAKKAGYVGTLDPLATGMLPICFGESTKFSHYLMQSNKRYHVIAKLGEKTSTFDSDGIVVQKRPILFNSVQLKLSINEFIGVINQIPSMYSAIKYKGLPLYKYARQGLNIERKIRKIIIYNIYSIYQKKNIIEFKILCSKGTYIRTLVDDLGEKLGCGAHVIFLRRLQVSSYLHDQLITLSSLYKILNANYINKINFFKKIDKLLMPIDSPVSFLPQIHLANQQSYNFLLGQIISLNYNIKNGLVRVLDEEKKFLGLGEIKKETLLIPYRLVSTYANSVIHY from the coding sequence ATGTTTTTTTATAAAAAACGTAATATACATGGGCTGTTATTATTAGATAAACCAAAAGGCATATCTTCAAATAATGCTTTGCAAAAAGTTAAAACAATTTTTCATGCAAAAAAAGCAGGTTATGTTGGTACGTTAGATCCCTTAGCTACAGGAATGTTACCTATTTGTTTTGGAGAATCAACAAAATTTTCTCATTATTTAATGCAATCTAATAAAAGATATCATGTTATTGCTAAATTAGGCGAAAAAACATCTACTTTTGATTCTGATGGAATTGTTGTACAAAAACGTCCAATTTTATTTAATTCTGTTCAACTTAAATTGTCAATTAATGAATTTATTGGAGTGATTAATCAAATACCTTCTATGTATTCAGCAATTAAATATAAAGGTTTGCCTTTATATAAATATGCGCGTCAAGGATTGAATATTGAACGTAAAATAAGAAAAATTATAATATATAATATATATTCTATTTATCAAAAAAAAAATATAATTGAATTTAAAATATTATGTTCAAAAGGAACATATATTCGAACACTTGTTGATGATTTAGGAGAAAAACTAGGATGCGGTGCTCATGTTATTTTTTTAAGACGATTACAAGTATCTTCATATTTACATGATCAATTAATAACATTATCTAGTTTATATAAAATACTTAATGCAAATTATATAAATAAAATAAATTTTTTTAAAAAAATTGATAAATTATTAATGCCAATAGACAGCCCAGTCTCTTTTTTGCCTCAAATCCATCTTGCGAATCAACAATCTTATAACTTTTTATTAGGTCAAATAATTAGTTTAAATTATAATATAAAAAATGGTTTAGTACGCGTTCTAGATGAAGAAAAAAAATTTCTTGGTTTAGGAGAGATAAAAAAAGAAACATTATTAATTCCATATAGATTAGTTTCTACATATGCTAATTCAGTTATTCACTATTAA
- the rbfA gene encoding 30S ribosome-binding factor RbfA, with the protein MEKSFSRSIRIAQELKKNISQIIQFSLKDPRIVTMITVSQVKISKDLSHAQVFLSFFDINQLSNVKKTLIILNKSISYIRKILCKKMKLRIIPNIIFYYDDTLIKGDKISFLLKTIIKHNKYTDSIS; encoded by the coding sequence ATGGAAAAATCATTTAGTAGATCTATTCGTATTGCTCAAGAATTAAAAAAAAATATATCTCAAATTATACAATTTTCACTTAAAGATCCTCGTATTGTAACTATGATTACAGTTTCACAAGTAAAAATTTCTAAAGATTTATCTCATGCTCAAGTATTTTTGAGTTTTTTTGATATCAATCAATTAAGTAACGTTAAAAAAACGTTAATAATACTAAATAAATCTATTAGTTATATTCGTAAAATATTATGTAAAAAAATGAAATTAAGGATTATACCTAATATTATTTTTTATTATGATGATACATTAATCAAAGGAGATAAAATTTCATTTCTATTAAAAACAATAATAAAACATAATAAATATACAGATTCTATTTCATAA
- the infB gene encoding translation initiation factor IF-2: MPDISLIVLSNEMKIAINELIKALSHIGIQKNQNDNISLFEKKLLLKYLESQKQSSLDTLILQRKTRSILNISTVGGKNKSIQVEIRKKKTYLKSKDQNIFKKTIEDTKIAKQESDNCKQKELKNHITLPNVQKKNKYTPVNHDVKNIQSTKHIELNIFDKNNKKRIKNQKEHWSVYDEEKKDYHLTTFLHARQAEDENDRAVEIDKRNHHRTLKNYRKKKNNKQFQHGKNYKEESRTTNRNKKILKQKNKSILLQQVFQKPEAIINRDVIINSSISVSDLANKMAVKSSEVIKNMMNMGIFGTINHILDQDTAQLIAEEMGHKVIIRRENVLEELIMKDRDTGNNVFIIRAPIVTIMGHVDHGKTSLLDYIRSTKTAFYEAGGITQNIGAYYVTTDLGDITFLDTPGHSAFTAMRARGVQLTDIVVLVVAADDGVMPQTIEAIQHAKEANVPLIVAINKIDKIDADIEKIKNDLTKHNILSEEWGGENIFVSISAKTGKGINKLLSSILLQAEMLELKVPSTGMAEGIVIESFLDKGRGPIATVLVKKGKLNKGDIILCGLEYGRVKALYNQDGCEIDSVGPSIPVEILGLSKVPFSGDIVTVVRDERKAKEVALYRQEKSREIKLLNQNTINLDNMFDKINKNNISELKIILKSDIQGSLEAISSALLKLSNDEVKINIIGVGIGGITETDASLALASNAIILGFNVRADASAKKIIHTENLDLRYYSVIYDLINEVKSSMTGLLSPKYQEKIIGLAEIRNIFKSPKYGLIAGCMVTEGLIKRNNPIHILRDNIVIYKGELESLRRFKEDLNEIRHGLECGIGIKNYHDLCIGDIIEVFEVKEIEKIL; encoded by the coding sequence ATGCCAGATATAAGTTTAATAGTTTTATCTAATGAAATGAAAATAGCAATAAATGAATTAATAAAAGCATTATCGCACATAGGAATACAAAAAAATCAAAATGATAATATTAGTTTATTTGAAAAAAAACTTTTATTAAAATATTTAGAATCACAAAAACAATCTTCTTTAGATACTTTAATTTTACAGAGGAAAACACGAAGTATATTAAATATTTCAACTGTTGGGGGGAAAAATAAATCTATACAAGTTGAAATTAGGAAGAAAAAAACTTACTTAAAAAGTAAAGATCAAAATATTTTTAAAAAAACAATAGAAGATACTAAAATAGCAAAACAAGAAAGTGATAATTGCAAACAAAAGGAATTAAAAAATCATATTACACTACCTAATGTACAAAAAAAAAATAAATATACTCCAGTCAATCATGATGTAAAAAATATACAATCTACCAAGCATATTGAATTAAATATTTTTGATAAAAATAATAAAAAAAGAATTAAGAATCAAAAAGAACATTGGTCTGTATATGACGAAGAAAAAAAAGATTATCATTTAACGACTTTTTTACATGCACGTCAAGCTGAAGATGAAAATGACAGAGCAGTAGAAATAGATAAAAGAAATCATCATAGAACATTAAAAAATTATCGTAAAAAGAAAAATAACAAACAATTTCAGCATGGAAAAAATTATAAAGAAGAAAGTCGCACTACTAATCGTAATAAAAAAATTTTAAAACAAAAAAATAAATCTATTTTATTGCAACAAGTGTTTCAAAAACCCGAAGCTATTATTAATAGAGATGTAATTATTAATAGTTCTATTTCTGTGTCAGATTTAGCTAATAAAATGGCAGTAAAAAGTTCTGAAGTAATAAAAAATATGATGAATATGGGTATTTTTGGTACTATTAATCATATTCTTGATCAAGATACAGCACAATTAATCGCAGAAGAAATGGGTCATAAAGTTATTATACGTCGTGAAAATGTATTAGAAGAACTAATTATGAAAGATCGTGACACAGGGAATAATGTTTTTATTATTAGAGCTCCAATAGTCACTATCATGGGACACGTAGATCATGGTAAAACTTCATTATTAGATTATATTCGCTCAACTAAGACTGCATTTTATGAAGCTGGAGGTATTACACAAAATATTGGAGCATATTATGTAACTACTGATTTAGGTGATATTACTTTTTTAGATACTCCAGGACATTCAGCATTTACTGCTATGAGAGCTCGCGGAGTTCAATTAACTGATATTGTTGTATTAGTTGTAGCTGCAGATGATGGTGTTATGCCGCAAACTATTGAAGCAATTCAACATGCAAAAGAAGCCAATGTTCCTTTGATTGTTGCTATAAATAAAATTGATAAAATAGATGCAGATATTGAAAAAATAAAAAATGATTTAACCAAACATAATATTTTATCAGAAGAATGGGGAGGTGAAAATATATTTGTATCTATTTCTGCAAAAACAGGAAAAGGGATTAATAAATTATTAAGTTCAATTTTATTGCAAGCAGAAATGTTAGAGCTTAAAGTTCCATCTACTGGTATGGCGGAAGGGATTGTTATAGAATCTTTTCTTGATAAAGGTCGCGGGCCTATAGCAACTGTATTAGTTAAAAAAGGAAAATTAAATAAAGGAGATATAATATTATGTGGCCTTGAATATGGTCGTGTTAAAGCTTTATATAACCAAGATGGTTGTGAAATTGATAGCGTAGGCCCTTCGATACCCGTAGAAATTTTAGGATTATCTAAAGTACCGTTTTCTGGAGATATTGTAACTGTAGTACGAGATGAAAGAAAAGCAAAAGAAGTTGCTTTATATCGTCAAGAAAAATCTCGTGAAATCAAATTATTAAATCAAAATACAATTAATTTAGATAATATGTTTGATAAAATAAATAAAAATAATATTTCGGAATTAAAAATAATTCTTAAATCTGATATACAAGGTTCTTTAGAAGCTATTTCTAGCGCGTTATTAAAATTATCTAATGATGAAGTTAAAATAAATATTATAGGAGTAGGTATTGGAGGAATTACAGAAACAGATGCTTCTTTAGCATTAGCTTCAAACGCTATTATTTTAGGGTTTAATGTGAGAGCAGATGCTTCTGCTAAAAAAATTATTCATACAGAAAATTTAGATTTAAGATATTATTCAGTAATTTATGATTTAATCAATGAAGTTAAATCTTCTATGACTGGTTTATTATCACCAAAATATCAAGAAAAAATTATTGGTTTAGCCGAAATTAGGAATATATTTAAATCTCCTAAATATGGTTTAATAGCTGGTTGCATGGTAACAGAAGGTCTGATTAAGCGTAATAATCCTATTCATATTTTAAGAGATAATATTGTTATATATAAAGGAGAATTAGAATCTTTACGACGTTTTAAGGAAGATTTAAATGAAATACGTCATGGATTAGAATGTGGAATTGGAATTAAAAATTATCACGATCTATGTATTGGAGATATTATAGAAGTTTTTGAAGTAAAAGAAATTGAAAAAATATTATAA
- the nusA gene encoding transcription termination factor NusA gives MNKEILAVVEAVSNEKSLPREKIFEALEIALATATKKKYDQDIDVRVSINRKNGSFTTFRRWIIVDVVTQPTKEITLEAACFEGGKFALNDYIEDQIKSVDFDRITTQTAKQVIVQKVREAERAMLVEQFRKYIGQIITGIVKKHNRDNIMLDLGNNAEALILREGMLPRENFRPGDRIRGILYGVYPESRGSQLFISRSKTEMLIELFRIEVPEIGEEIIEIKAAARDPGSRAKIAVKTNDKRIDPVGACVGMRGARVQAVSSELCGERIDIILWDDNPAQFVINAMAPADVFSIVVDEDNHTMDIAVDANNLAQAIGRNGQNVRLASQISGWELNVMTKEDLHSKHQEEAHAAFSILKNHLNINENIIKILVKEGFSSLEELVYIPFDELLKIKSLTKSEVILVRETAKNQLLSIELAHKNIFKEKKIEENLLKIDGMNSVLANQLAQKNIFTLEELADQGIDDLSDIKNLNSEQAGLLIMTARNICWFGGSKV, from the coding sequence ATGAATAAAGAAATCTTAGCTGTTGTTGAAGCTGTTTCAAATGAAAAATCTCTTCCCCGTGAAAAAATTTTTGAAGCTTTAGAAATTGCATTAGCAACAGCAACGAAAAAAAAATATGATCAAGATATTGATGTAAGAGTTAGTATAAATCGAAAAAATGGTAGTTTTACTACTTTTCGACGCTGGATAATAGTAGATGTAGTAACTCAACCAACTAAAGAGATTACTTTAGAAGCCGCATGTTTTGAAGGTGGAAAATTTGCCTTAAACGATTATATAGAAGATCAAATTAAATCTGTAGATTTCGATAGAATAACTACTCAAACTGCAAAACAAGTGATTGTTCAAAAAGTACGAGAAGCTGAGCGAGCAATGTTAGTTGAACAATTTCGAAAATATATTGGTCAAATTATTACTGGAATAGTTAAAAAACATAATCGAGATAATATTATGTTAGATTTAGGAAATAATGCTGAAGCCTTAATTTTACGTGAAGGTATGTTGCCTAGAGAAAATTTTCGTCCTGGTGATCGTATTCGTGGTATTTTATATGGTGTTTATCCAGAATCTCGCGGTTCTCAATTATTTATTAGTCGTTCAAAGACAGAAATGTTAATTGAGTTATTTCGTATAGAGGTACCTGAAATTGGCGAAGAGATTATTGAAATAAAAGCAGCAGCCCGTGATCCAGGGTCTCGTGCTAAAATTGCAGTAAAAACTAATGATAAACGTATTGATCCAGTAGGTGCTTGTGTAGGAATGAGAGGGGCTCGTGTACAAGCTGTATCAAGCGAATTATGCGGTGAACGTATTGATATTATTTTATGGGATGATAATCCTGCTCAATTTGTTATAAATGCCATGGCTCCAGCAGATGTATTTTCTATTGTAGTCGATGAAGATAATCATACAATGGATATTGCTGTAGATGCTAATAATTTAGCGCAAGCTATTGGTCGTAATGGTCAAAATGTTCGATTAGCTTCTCAAATTAGTGGTTGGGAATTAAATGTTATGACAAAAGAAGATTTACATTCTAAACATCAAGAAGAAGCGCATGCTGCTTTTAGTATTTTAAAAAATCATTTAAATATTAATGAAAATATTATTAAAATTTTAGTAAAAGAAGGTTTTTCTTCTTTAGAAGAATTAGTGTATATACCCTTTGATGAATTATTAAAAATTAAAAGTTTAACAAAATCAGAAGTAATATTAGTGCGTGAAACTGCAAAAAATCAATTATTATCAATAGAATTAGCTCATAAAAATATTTTTAAAGAAAAAAAAATTGAAGAAAATTTATTAAAAATTGATGGCATGAATTCAGTTCTGGCTAATCAATTAGCACAAAAAAATATATTTACTTTAGAAGAGTTAGCTGATCAAGGAATTGATGATTTAAGTGATATAAAAAATTTAAACTCAGAACAAGCTGGTTTGTTGATTATGACTGCTCGTAATATTTGTTGGTTCGGTGGTAGTAAAGTCTGA
- the secG gene encoding preprotein translocase subunit SecG, protein MYWCFLVLFIFISISLIFLIVLQPSQGLNNTIHSNIKNNDKFFRSIKKNDFLIKIIRILSFLFLIISIILCNINNRTIDSNLFLKNNTDKKIIKHNMIDKKQLHSDIPNELS, encoded by the coding sequence ATGTATTGGTGTTTTTTAGTATTATTTATTTTTATCTCTATATCTTTAATTTTTTTAATTGTATTACAACCATCACAAGGTTTAAATAATACAATTCATTCAAATATTAAAAATAATGATAAATTTTTTAGATCTATTAAAAAAAATGATTTTTTAATAAAAATTATCAGAATATTATCTTTTTTATTTTTAATTATCAGTATAATTTTATGTAATATAAATAATAGAACAATAGATTCTAATTTATTTTTAAAAAATAATACTGACAAGAAAATAATTAAACATAATATGATAGATAAAAAACAATTACATTCTGATATACCTAATGAATTATCTTAA
- the glmM gene encoding phosphoglucosamine mutase, protein MTFLQYFKTDGIRGKVGDNPMTLNFLLNLGWSIGTVLGKNKNKKIIIGRDTRISGNMLQSILEFGILSTGASTLLANCMPTSAIAYFTKFFNASAGIMISASHNLFYDNGIKIFYNNGIKLTKKIEYNIESHIKNDFCYSHFNNFGHSSNIIDPEDKYINFCKNTFPKNLNLSYFTIVIDCANGATHKVAPRIFQDLGAKVITIANNPNGVNINQNSGSTNIIELKKMVLLKKADIGLAFDGDGDRIIMIDHLGNQVDGDQILYIIAKEYLKNKKLENGVVGTLMTNIGVILGFKQLGIPFHITKIGDSNVYKKIKEKNCILGGEKSGHIILLDQHSTGDGIIASLQVLLSMINNHMSLYHLSNQIKLLPQIILNIYLKKIKNINKNIKIKNILNQYKKFLGENSFVLIRKSGTEPCVRIMVQGENYTKVHKFAHYIAETVKLL, encoded by the coding sequence ATGACTTTTTTACAGTATTTCAAAACAGATGGAATTCGTGGAAAAGTAGGAGATAATCCAATGACATTAAATTTTTTATTAAATTTAGGCTGGTCCATTGGAACCGTATTAGGTAAAAATAAAAACAAAAAAATTATTATTGGTAGAGATACTCGTATTTCTGGAAATATGTTACAGTCTATTTTAGAATTTGGAATTTTATCTACAGGAGCATCTACTTTATTAGCTAATTGTATGCCAACCTCAGCTATTGCATATTTTACAAAATTTTTTAATGCTTCTGCTGGAATTATGATTTCCGCTTCTCATAATCTTTTTTATGATAATGGTATAAAAATTTTTTATAATAATGGTATAAAATTAACCAAAAAAATTGAATATAATATTGAAAGTCATATTAAAAATGATTTTTGTTATTCTCATTTTAATAATTTTGGTCATTCTTCAAATATTATAGATCCTGAAGATAAGTATATTAATTTTTGCAAAAATACGTTTCCTAAAAACTTAAATTTGTCATATTTTACTATTGTTATAGATTGTGCTAATGGGGCTACACATAAAGTAGCACCAAGAATTTTTCAAGATTTAGGAGCAAAAGTTATAACAATTGCAAATAATCCAAATGGAGTAAATATTAATCAAAATTCAGGATCAACTAATATTATAGAATTAAAAAAAATGGTTCTCTTAAAAAAAGCTGATATTGGATTAGCATTTGATGGAGATGGTGATCGTATTATCATGATAGATCATTTAGGTAATCAAGTAGATGGAGATCAAATACTTTATATTATTGCAAAAGAATATTTAAAAAATAAAAAATTAGAAAACGGAGTTGTTGGTACTTTAATGACTAATATAGGTGTTATTTTAGGTTTTAAACAACTTGGTATTCCATTTCATATTACTAAAATAGGTGATAGTAATGTATATAAAAAAATTAAGGAAAAAAATTGTATATTAGGAGGAGAAAAATCAGGTCATATCATTTTATTAGATCAACATTCTACAGGTGATGGAATTATAGCTAGTTTACAAGTATTGTTAAGTATGATTAATAATCATATGTCTTTATATCATTTATCAAATCAAATAAAATTACTTCCACAGATTATATTAAACATTTATTTAAAGAAAATAAAAAATATTAATAAAAATATCAAAATCAAAAATATTCTTAATCAATATAAAAAATTTTTAGGAGAAAATAGTTTCGTATTAATCCGTAAATCAGGAACAGAGCCTTGTGTAAGAATCATGGTTCAAGGAGAAAACTATACAAAAGTGCATAAGTTTGCTCATTATATTGCAGAGACTGTCAAATTACTCTAA